A stretch of Podospora bellae-mahoneyi strain CBS 112042 chromosome 5, whole genome shotgun sequence DNA encodes these proteins:
- the smc6 gene encoding Structural maintenance of chromosomes protein 6 (BUSCO:EOG092608RH; COG:L; EggNog:ENOG503NXHE) — MPSRTINNLGAESSRKRHHRGEDDESEEPVRPRSHLNGESRKRARISDVRDETRANNPDDEGEYQRAASPDTPPRTQYELMRDNGFEHLRTEAADDQKATQRLRMRPNRLGENVVAENGILEQVICINFMCHTRLNCELGPLLNFVVGENGSGKSAVLTAITLCLGGKASSTNRGGSLKSFVKEGEDKAILTVKIKNQGPDAYQHDIYGDSITVERWFNKTGGSGFNLKTATGSIHSKKKEEVDQIVEYYALQVDNPLNVLSQDNARQFLNASSKAQKYKFFIEGVQLQQLDNDYKLTAEYVSQIDTKIPDQEQKIELLKVQRANAERLLETLEGERSLRDKINTMRLKLAWSRVDTCEKRLAQKEANLAEISTKLISAEEKFGLKSRALEQADQEVETTKAKLERAKEEEPELQAKVEEAKAHKEAMVADLMKVQAEEREAHQNWKAMTDQVKDFERKIAQEERSLQEAHGGLQTLKMKERDEARARVQELEQKIDDNKQLIPRIKSQMSDSARALNPIKERVTKKQEEIHNLKKEIEKTQAQIGVPLAAYHKNMPRLLKAIDGDKRFQQKPIGPLGTVVHLHKPEWGAILESYFGNNLNGFVVFSKADMNVLADLMRRCDIDSNRNPIFVGQRNALNLAGKEPDADFDTILRVLKIDNQAVRDTLVINHAIEQVLLIHKRTTAQSVMMDGTAPPRNVKRCITFHDSKNEGLSIEMKPSGISTSPVRIGTQPKRLKTESASQMAFLKESLSKLESELQALRVEYKRVQDENSHHKTALAKAEKEGAVLAQQLRETELELAEIEVALDEWDGSDARLQSLREQLAQALEQKAHHGQQVTGLIVAKDQKNVLAEEAYKALKAQKLQLKDCEASVNKAEEKAKSAEAHRHIVLREKLDSEDAYKQLKTEQKEAEESIGREKDRIAEREAEAIQVCPERVHLLDGETEKSVNTQYFALRARYDKMTSRRQLNEQEVIEQAEKVRKKYDEAVNGLNSMVESSERLKHSLSLRLDKWRKFQRYISAQSRVNFIYLLSERGYRGQLLLDHKRRLLDVHVEPDHTEKRASGRSTKTLSGGEKSFSSICMLLAIWEAMGSPLRCLDEFDVFMDNVNRAVSQNMLVAAARRSVNRQYIFITPNAIDPKIVAEKDVKLIRLVDPRQQRLTSMQTIS, encoded by the exons ATGCCGTCAAGGACAATCAATAACCTCGGTGCAGAGTCCTCGCGGAAGCGACACCACCGCGGCGAAGATGACGAGTCAGAGGAGCCTGTACGGCCTCGTTCGCATTTAAATGGAGAATCT CGAAAACGTGCCCGGATTTCCGATGTGCGCGATGAAACGCGTGCAAACAACCCCGATGACGAAGGCGAGTATCAAAGAGCTGCCTCGCCTGACACCCCACCAAGAACGCAGTATGAGTTAATGCGCGATAATGGGTTCGAGCATTTGCGAACTGAGGCTGCCGATGACCAGAAGGCGACCCAGCGGCTACGGATGCGACCAAACCGTCTAGGAGAAAATGTGGTCGCAGAAAATGGCATTCTTGAGCAAGTCATATGCATCAACTTTATGTGTCACACGAGACTGAACTGCGAGCTTGGGCCCCTTCTCAACTTTGTTGTGGGCGAGAATGGCAGCGGAAAGAGCGCTGTTTTGACAGCAATCACCCTCTGCCTTGGTGGAAAGGCAAGCTCGACGAACCGCGGTGGTAGCCTGAAAAGTTTTGtcaaagaaggagaggataAGGCTATTTTGACTGTCAAGATTAAGAACCAGGGGCCTGATGCTTATCAGCACGATATTTACGGCGATTCCATCACCGTGGAGCGTTGGTTCAACAAAACTGGCGGGAGCGGCTTCAACCTGAAAACAGCCACCGGCTCTATTCactcgaagaagaaggaagaggttgaccaAATCGTGGAGTACTACGCCCTGCAGGTCGACAACCCACTGAACGTTCTATCTCAAGACAACGCCCGGCAATTCCTCAACGCCTCAAGCAAGGCGCAGAAGTACAAGTTCTTCATCGAGGGCGTCCAGCTACAGCAATTGGATAACGACTACAAGCTGACTGCTGAATATGTGAGCCAAATAGACACCAAGATACCAGATCAAGAACAGAAAATCGAGCTTCTCAAAGTGCAACGGGCAAACGCAGAACGCTTATTGGAGACTCTGGAGGGCGAGCGGTCATTACGCGACAAAATCAACACAATGCGCTTAAAGTTGGCCTGGTCACGTGTCGATACCTGTGAAAAGAGACTGGCGCAAAAGGAGGCGAATCTCGCCGAGATCTCTACCAAGTTGATTTCGGCTGAAGAAAAGTTCGGCTTGAAAAGTCGAGCGTTGGAGCAGGCGGATCAAGAGGTGGAAACCACCAAGGCGAAGCTCGAGAGGgcgaaggaagaggagccagAGCTGCAGGCCAAAGTTGAAGAGGCCAAGGCTCATAAGGAGGCCATGGTAGCAGACCTCATGAAGGTCCAGGCCGAGGAGCGAGAGGCTCACCAAAACTGGAAAGCCATGACTGACCAGGTCAAGGATTTCGAGAGAAAGATCGCGCAGGAAGAGAGGAGTCTGCAGGAGGCACATGGTGGTCTCCAAACcctgaagatgaaggagcgTGACGAGGCTCGGGCCAGGGTCCAGGAGCTCGAACAAAAAATCGATGACAACAAACAGCTGATTCCTCGGATCAAGAGCCAGATGAGTGATTCGGCAAGGGCCCTGAACCCCATCAAAGAGCGGGTtaccaagaagcaggaggagatccACAATCTCAAAAAGGAGATTGAGAAAACCCAGGCACAAATCGGTGTGCCGCTTGCTGCTTACCACAAGAATATGCCGAGGCTGTTAAAGGCCATTGACGGCGACAAGAGGTTCCAACAGAAACCCATCGGCCCGCTGGGTACCGTCGTGCATCTTCATAAACCGGAATGGGGAGCGATTTTGGAGTCTTATTttggcaacaacctcaacggTTTTGTCGTCTTCAGCAAAGCCGACATGAATGTTCTTGCAGACTTGATGAGGCGATGCGACATCGACAGCAACCGCAATCCCATCTTCGTGGGCCAGCGAAATGCCCTCAATCTGGCGGGAAAAGAGCCTGATGCGGACTTCGACACCATCCTGAGAGTACTCAAGATTGACAACCAAGCTGTTCGGGATACACTTGTTATCAACCACGCGATCGAGCAAGTGCTCTTGATTCATAAGCGCACAACGGCTCAGAgcgtgatgatggatggaacGGCACCGCCCCGCAATGTCAAGAGATGCATCACATTCCATGATTCCAAGAACGAGGGGCTAAGCATTGAAATGAAGCCGAGCGGCATATCAACAAGTCCGGTCAGGATTGGGACTCAGCCCAAGCGCCTGAAGACGGAATCTGCCTCTCAGATGGCCTTCTTGAAGGAGTCCCTGTCAAAATTGGAGTCGGAGCTCCAAGCTCTCCGAGTTGAATACAAACGTGTCCAGGATGAAAACTCCCACCACAAGACAGCCCTTGCCAAAGCGGAGAAAGAGGGGGCCGTTCTCGCACAGCAGCTGCGAGAGACCGAACTAGAGCTTGCGGAGATCGAAGTGGCTTTGGATGAGTGGGATGGGTCTGACGCCCGACTCCAAAGTCTGCGTGAGCAGCTGGCTCAAGCACTGGAGCAGAAAGCTCACCACGGTCAACAGGTGACTGGGCTTATTGTGGCCAAAGACCAGAAAAACGTacttgccgaggaggcttACAAGGCACTCAAAGCTCAGAAGCTGCAGCTCAAGGACTGCGAAGCCAGTGTGAATAAGGCAGAGGAAAAGGCCAAGTCTGCGGAGGCGCACCGGCATATTGTGCTTCGAGAAAAGCTCGACAGTGAAGACGCGTATAAGCAACTGAAGACAGAACAAAAGGAAGCGGAAGAAAGTAttgggagggaaaaggaTAGGATCGCGGAGAGAGAGGCGGAGGCCATTCAAGTGTGCCCAGAACGCGTGCATTTGCTAGACGGCGAGACGGAGAAGTCCGTCAATACACAGTACTTTGCTCTGCGGGCTCGATATGACAAAATGACCAGCAGACGCCAGTTGAACGAGCAGGAAGTTATTGAGCAAGCCGAAAAGGTTCGGAAGAAGTACGACGAAGCAGTCAATGGCCTCAACTCGATGGTGGAGTCAAGCGAACGTCTCAAGCATTCGTTGAGCCTACGTTTGGACAAGTGGCGCAAGTTCCAGCGGTACATCTCCGCCCAGTCGCGTGTGAACTTCATATATCTCCTCAGCGAACGCGGGTACCGAgggcagctgctgctggatcATAAGCGCAGGCTCCTGGACGTTCATGTGGAGCCCGACCACACCGAGAAACGTGCCAGTGGACGGAGTACCAAGACGTTATCCGGCGGAGAGAAATCCTTTTCTTCGATTTGTATGCTGTTGGCCATCTGGGAAGCCATGGGTTCGCCGCTGCGGTGCTTGGATGAGTTTGATGTGTTCATGGACAATGTGAACCGCGCTGTTAGCCAAAATATGCTG GTTGCCGCTGCTCGAAGGTCGGTCAACCGGCAATACATCTTCATCACACCCAACGCTATCGACCCAAAGATCGTCGCTGAAAAAGACGTAAAACTTATTCGACTCGTTGATCCACGCCAACAGCGACTCACCAGCATGCAAACAATATCATGA
- the COQ9 gene encoding Ubiquinone biosynthesis protein coq9, mitochondrial (COG:S; EggNog:ENOG503P1VM) gives MVALSVKMYVVENILGKKHQTMASPAAVNCSGAARRILLLPTTTTRPATRSFPGRLSAVTSRPITTLPSTPRTKSKSTPKTQPSTTPPPQPLQTRRTYHSTTHPPPPSPFTQAETTLLTTALTSHIPTHGFTLPSLTLAARDLSLLDISPSFLGPSPVARLIHFHLYTTRTTLPSLASQHSDLLSGLSVSEKIELLTWLRLKQNEPIIQHWQQALAVMAQPFQVPVAVRELAMLADEIYYLAGDKSVDPSWYTKRAALSGIYAAAELFMTTDKSEGFQETRRFLRRRLQEAEELGGAVRSVGEWVGFTASAGVNVLRSKGVRI, from the exons ATGGTGGCTCTGTCTGTCAAGATGTACGTCGTTGAGAATATCTTG GGAAAAAAGCACCAAACAATGGCCTCCCCGGCAGCCGTCAACTGCTCCGGCGCAGCCCggcgcatcctcctcctccccaccaccaccacccggccGGCCACCCGATCCTTCCCCGGAAGACTCTCCGCCGTCACCTCCCgacccatcaccaccctcccctcgaCTCCCCGAACCAAATCCAaatcaacccccaaaacccaaccatcaacaacaccaccaccgcaacccctccaaacaagaagaacctaccactccaccacccacccccctccccccagcccctTCACCCAAGCCGAAACAacccttctcaccaccgccctaACCTCCCACATCCCCACCCACGggttcaccctcccctccctcaccctcgccgcccgcgacctctccctcctcgacatctccccctccttcctcggcccctcccccgtcgcCCGCCTGATCCACTTCCACCTCTACACCACccgcaccaccctcccctccctcgccagccaGCACAGCGACCTCCTCTCCGGCCTCTCCGTCTCGGAAAAAATCGAACTCCTCACTTGGCTGCGCCTAAAGCAAAACGAGCCCATCATCCAGCACTGGCAGCAGGCCCTCGCGGTCATGGCCCAGCCTTTCCAGGTCCCCGTCGCCGTCAGGGAGCTCGCCATGCTGGCAGATGAGATCTACTATCTTGCCGGGGATAAAAGTGTTGATCCGAGCTGGTACACCAAGCGGGCGGCCCTCAGTGGTATCTATGCCGCGGCCGAGTTGTTCATGACGACGGACAAGAGCGAGGGGTTCCAGGAGACGAGGCGGTTCCTCAGGAGGAGGCTTCAAgaggccgaggagctgggcggGGCGGTTAGGAGTGTCGGGGAGTGGGTTGGCTTCACGGCGAGCGCGGGGGTCAATGTGTTGAGGAGCAAGGGGGTTAGGATATaa